A window from Mytilus galloprovincialis chromosome 8, xbMytGall1.hap1.1, whole genome shotgun sequence encodes these proteins:
- the LOC143042927 gene encoding uncharacterized protein LOC143042927: MELPWISKIFNLIKVNVSSGLSPGLYTRKLATLRDIQARKRKAAAITTEAKLRRIALKASRNQSSSTFEVREGVCYQSNTMIDTATEDSDEKILEIPAPKNKPVENDSKPDISTMTHIYFDIEATGLGRTSHITDISKERSGNIF; encoded by the exons atggaACTACCTtggatttcaaagatttttaatttaataaaa GTTAATGTGTCAAGTGGATTGTCACCAGGACTTTACACAAGAAAACTTGCAACCCTAAGAGACATACAGGCCAGAAAGCGAAAAGCCGCAGCCATTACAACTGAGGCAAAACTTCGTAGAATTGCATTGAAAGCCAGTCG caatcaGTCTAGTTCCACTTTTGAGGTACGAGAGGGGGTATGTTACCAGTCCAATACCATGATTGACACTGCGACTGAAGATAGTGATGAGAAAATTTTGGAGATTCCTGCACCTAAAAACAAACCAGTAGAGAATGACAGTAAACCTGACATATCAACAATGACACATATTTACTTTGACATTGAAGCTACAGGACTAG GTAGAACTTCACATATAACAGATATCAGCAAGGAGAGGTCTGGAAACATTTTCTAA